DNA sequence from the Lodderomyces elongisporus chromosome 5, complete sequence genome:
GTGATAATTTAAACCGAACCTTGGGCTCGGCGGGTTTggaatcctttgcaaagacgttttgaaaacatttattaaaaaagggcattgtTAATTATTAAATTGTAGTCTTACTAAATTATTGATTGTAAAATCTGGTTAATGTTGTCGAGTAAGGCTTGGTTGTGTGTTTAATTgtggtaaaagaaagaagaagaagaagaagaagaaaagggtaaaagaaggtttgaggtcacaagggttttgtttgtggatatttatacttcaccaggtAGCCCTCAAGTCACGCCTTGTAgttggagactaacaagtaaattgtgttatgccatatacattgtggttgcaaaacccgcgaggaagtgaggggaacagaacgGCGAGGAAATCCCTTCTGGTAGCTTAGCAGtgcgtgtgcaattgtatgcgctaccaaatgcttcataacaaaaaaccaaatgggtgctgccaaatgggtgtGGCTGTAACAGATAGCGGACGACCAGAGTGGATGAATTGTATGTatggatgcatgttggctcaacacaatctacaaccttatacatcctgcaatgcattctacCTCCGCaaacatttttctactgAAGTTCGAGGAAAATTGTGAGCTCAGCTACCCCCTCCCCCTTTCCCAACTCCATACATTCATCAAATAACATGCTAAATACTTttgataaacaaaaaaaacctacgaaaaatagaatcaattttttatcTCATCGTCGAATTTGCTTAATATGATTGTACtctgtttctttgtcttcttcttcctccgGCTTCTTACTTTTACAAAATCATTTATGCCCATTTTGTTGATTAACCTCAACACTCAGTACACAACctaaattttgaaaaaggaaTTTATTAATCTATAACCACCGGATCATCCCAGCTATCGCCGTTGCCCTCGTTAGACCAGTTGTAGGAGTTCCAAAACGTTTCCATAGTTGAGGTCGGCGGCACTGGTATTGTGGTTTTATTATTACGACTCGGAAATGCCTTATTtacctcttcctcttttatCCTTTCTTTATGATCATCGTCCAGACCATCATCTGAACTGATCAGAATCGTATCAAGTATTGTTTCCTCACCCCCTGCTGCATCGTTCTCTgctctttctccttctaCCCTAAAAGTTTTGGTGCTTGAGAAGCCGCCGTGGCCTATAGGCCGATACTTTTCTGATCCCAATAGTTCAACCTTATGTACATCTTGCGACGTCATTTTGAGGAAATAGTTGAACACATCGCTCACCATCAATGCACTCAAAGGAAACGACACCTCGCATATGGGGCATTTGTAAAAAGGGCAATTTTGGTATCCCGGTGTCAAGAACCTTGACGTGTATACGGGATTCGGATTCTCCAAAATAGTCACGTATGAAGGTAGTCGGATATCCTTTAAATTGTTTGAGCCTTCTGGGCCATTAAAGCCATTAAAGCCATTAAAGCCGCTTGAGCCATGTGTCTGGGAGAATTGCAACCTGCCACCATTAGGGAGTTGCCTTTGTTTGCCGTTCGCGGCCAGCCGCTGAACATACATCCCATTATGCGCTCGTTTGTCGCTTTTCGACAATCTATCGTAATTCTGTCGAATCAAGTTTCGTTGAGTAACACTTTGTGTAGTGCTTGTGATCTTGTTGAATATGCAAAAGTTAAAGTAGTCAAAGCATTCAAGATGCGTACAGAATCTTGATTTCACTGGAAACTTGATTCTGCCTCCTCCCAACGGGTCATTCAAAGAGAAAGCAACACTATCGATCAACGCCTCGTCATCGCCAGATTCGGAATTACACAACTCTGATTTCAATAAAGGAATAATGTTGGGTGGAACTGACTTATACTCTGCTTTTGGTTTAGTACTCGTATCCTTGCGAAATCTATCGTTTTCCAAATGCCTGGGCTTTTCACGCTCCTCAGACAATTCTGTGGTGTCATGGAGTTTGGTATCCACATCCGGTTCACCATCGCCCGTTCTGGATTTGAGCAACACCTCATCATTCATTATATTAGGCTTCCCCTGGTGAGAATGCAGACTGCAATTTCCGAGAGATGGGTCAAGCTGAGATAAGATCTCGCGTTCAAGTTCAGTAATATCGTTGAAATCTTCTGAGTGTCGAGCAGTAGGAGAACTTTTTTTAGAAGGTATCTGCCTTTCCGTATCGTCTGTAAAAATCCCCTCCAATTGTCCCACTGTTCCATCACCCTGCCGAAGTGGTGTTTTCACCACGGCATTATAGTTCTTCTGATTAATGGCAGTTAAAACATTGATGGGAAGCTTGATGGTGactgttatttttttcactttacGTCGCGGATGAAGCTCACTGAGTACTGAGACCCTCTCAGTCTGCAACGTGGGACGTTTCTTTGCTTTCGTTCGAGACATATGGGCCTCCCACTATGTATATGTgaatttgtttgtgtgttgtttgtgtgtgttgatcGAGAGGCGTAACTCCTCTATCTTGAATGATTCCCCAAAATATCAGTATCATCGCTACCGTGCGTAAAGCGTGGAATGAGATCTAGATAATCTGACAAAATGCAAGTAAACGCCATtaacaaagaaaattggaaaagacGAAAGATCCATCATTATCACATTTAACACCCCTCAACTTACGACAGCCAAACAATGGATTCAAAGAACCTTGAGGgtgagaaaacaaaaaaatttaagcAACAAAATtagacaaaaagaaagaaaaaaaaaagaagaataattTCTGTTGTAGTAGACACATCTGCTACCTATTTACAAAATCCCTTTCCCCACAACTTAGCTGCAAGAAAGGTACCTTGAGTGCAAAAGAGTCGATAAATTCAACattcaaaatgaaaaaaaagaaatgagaaATCGAAATGGAAACAATAATTAAGAAATCGCCAATCAACATTATACAGAGACTACCGCATTGTCTGTCGAGGATCATGAAAATctatgaaaaaagaaaaaaaaatgaaaatgaaaattgaaaggaaaagaaacgtACAtaaaaggaaggaaaaagaaggaaacaGCTTAGTGAGAGTATGCCCTTTTGCTAAACTTAATAGCGGTTGTTTCCAGTATTGTAACCAAAAGCTCCCCCACCGTAGTTATCATTAGAAGATGATGGATCGTAACGGTTTCTGCCTTCATTACGGTTTGGGCCGTATCCAGGTTGATCTTCTCCAAACCTGCCCTCCAGGTGTCGGCCATGGTGTCCGTGATGACCTTGTTCCCCACCTGGCATTCCAAATTCACCACCAAATCTGTTTGATTCATCGTACCTTCCTGACCCGCTATTACTTCCCAGATACCCAAAGCCTTCTTGAGGTCTCTGGTTTTGGTTGGAATTGTTGTAGCTCTGTTCTGGGCGCGAATAAGAACCTTGATTCGAGCTGCTTCCACCCCCAATAAGGTTACCAATCATTCCTGTCAATCCACCTCCTTGTTGGGATTGACCTCCATAAGGGTTACCGCTATTACTATTGCCACCGTTGTagctgttgctgttattATAGTTGCCTCCGTAATTGTTGGAGTTGTAGCCACTGTTTCCTTGGTAATTTCCAGAATTATTTTGGGAGTTGCCATTGCCCAAAAAAGAGCTGATCATGCCTCCTAGGCCACCTGAAGAGTTATTTCCAGCGGGTTTATTTTGACCGCTGGAGTGTGAGGCTAAATAGCTACCAACCATAGAAACAGCAGCACCCAACCCGGCAGAATTGAGACCAGAATTGCTGCTGCCTTGATAGTTATTATGTTTGGACCCTGACATTGAACTCATGGCTTGGTTCATAACAAATGATCCAATTCCACGCTCACTTTGTTCACCCTGTTCACCCTGTTCACTTTGCTCACCTTGCCCAATTCCAAAACCCCGTGTGCCCTCGCTAGGGCCGGCCTCTGGACGTTGGTAAGATTTCTGCTCTGCATCATGCCTTTCGTTGTCTGAAtagtttgtttcttcttcagtgGGGAATTCCCATTGCGATTTTCCAGTAGCTTTGTTGACGTAGTAGTACCTCTTGTACTCCTCATCCCACTGTGCTACCCAGCCGTTTGGCAATTTATCCAAGTTTCCTAAATTATCTGACATGGCTCAACTGATTTCTTATAATCGAATAAAAAGGGACAATAGTTTAgtcttaatttttgttttgttttccgtTTGCTATCTCAAGTTAGCTCTATAGTtcttaagaaaaaaaaagtaacgGAAAGAACGAAAAGAACGAAAAGAACGAAAAAAGAACGGACAATACGTAAACCTGAAATTCGTAAATTCGTACAAAACAGCCATGTAGTCACGTGTCGCTGTATTTGCTTGTAAACTCTGCTAATGGTTTTctcaaaaagcaaaaaaaaaaaaaaaaaaaaaaaaaaaaaaaaatagaaacaatTGTATATGTACAAATATACGTGCGGTGGTATAGAGGTGAAATCTATAAATAAGGATTAAACGAatgaaaaggaacaaaaaatacCCCATGCACTAATTTTCAAACACACCGTACCTTAGCAGTAGCTTAAGATTGATTAATCAGTTATAGTTATATTTGATTGTTGaactgaaaaaaatgaatatataCATCTATATAAAATTCTTGCATTTTCTATATACATACTGTTTCTGGCTTAGTTTTTTACCAAAATATTCATTTGTGTGACATTTGTTTACTTTCTAGCTTTCAATATCGAGTTTGAAAATCACTTTTAAAAAGCAGCAATTCTCTATATTCATGGACTATGAAACATGCTGGTTTGTAcgaaaaagagcaaaagataaaggaaaagaaaaaaaaattgaaaaagaagttaTTAGCCGATAAGCACTCAAACGACCTCAAATGTGTATCCAAGACCATACTCCACGCCAGCCAATGAGTAATTTCAGCTTTTTTAAACACAGTAAGATAGTCAGATACTTGTAGTAAATCAGTTTATATTCTGTTCTGTACTCCATTCTGCACCTTCTTCCTTCCCTATCACCTTGCTGTTGTTCGTATCTACATCGTCATGTCAAATTTCACATTGGTGCCAACTGCATGCGAAATTTCCTCTTCTAACAAAGCTGTCAAGGAACTGCCGTCCCGAAGCGTAACCCATTTACCCCCAATCGAATCATACCTCTTGGGACCACTTATTGGTGAGCTCAACCAGATTTGCTTATTTGGTGGTTGCTTATTAATGACATATGTCCCATTGGGTGGAAGGGTTAAGGTGAGAACTCCGTGGCTCAATTCAGAGTCAACTTGTTCAAACTCCTCATTGAGATTCTCCAAAGCATCTGAAAGGGAATCCAAATATTCATTTGATATGGTGTTATACGTATTATCATCCAATTGATCAATCTTACCTTCCAAGTTCTCACCCTGTGTGCTGACTGAATAAGGCCGACTCAAAAGTGTGGCGCCATTACGTGAGACACTAATCCGAGAAATTCTCCTAGATGCTAATAACCTAAAACTACCAGCTGGTTTCCTGAACTTCAATATTTGTGCAATGCTCCTTTTCAACATGTTCATTTAGcgtgtaaaaaaaaatatacacaTTAAATGTAAATATCTTGTTCAGAACTTATTCTCAAAGCCTGATGATTTGAAGAATTGGGAAAAACTCGCGAGTCCAAATTATTTACCAAGGTGCGTGAGAAAAATTAcattacattttttttttttttaaaatatatatatatatatacttctTTTAATTCCGACTTTTACCCAACTCATTTACTCATCTCATTGCattcaccatcatcacaaGCAGCTTCATCTCAAAACAATTTAAACCGGCTCAAACATAGTTTATAGGAACAAAAAGAGCTAATAGAGCTGAAAAAAcacaagaaagaataagaaagaaaagaaaaaaaagaaaataaagcaaTGTTTTTACTTATTATCTTCATTGCTATTATTTTGGTGCTACTTGTCTTGGCTTTACCATACATTTCCGGTCTCACCACTGTTGAAATTAACAAACCACTGAAGAGTGTAGGACGCAATAAAGGAACGGAGAGAGCAAGAGACAAAAGCGGTCCAAACAACGATGGGAATGTAAGCTATGGATACATTCCGCCTGACGAGGTAGTGTCTGAAGATTCTACTGGCACAGGCTTCAAATCAAAGGTTAGTGCCGTTGGACAGAAGCTTCAAGTACATTCCGAGGACCTTCCGATTCAAATAAAATTAGCCAATGCCAAAAATGAGCAACATGAGCtccgaagaagaaaacatcAGAAATTGGACATTGACACGGATCCAAACACTTACGATTAcgatattgatgatttgaTTGCAGAGGAGAACGCAACTGCAAGACAGGAGCAACAAGCAGAATTCTATCGAAACCAAAAGATTGGAggggaaaaggaagaaatggTATAGGATCAGCAATTTAAGtcggtttttttttctccagAAGATAACCAAAACtcaatatgtatatacgtGTACATCCATGAAGGGAATGTCTAGCTTACATTTAATTTCCTCTTGAATGCAAAATGTCAAAAAAAGATCtgtttgttgtattttttttcatatttcttttctgtttttttgttttggttatACTTTATCTTTACTTTCCAGATCTTATAGTATTTATCGAAGGCTTTGGTTtcatatatttatatacatgtatCTATTTGAATTCCCTCTTGCTTCCTCTTTTGAGCTTCCTTGGGCCACAACACAGGACCTTATTTATTGCTGTATTAACCATCCGACCAATATTcatttattcatttattcatttattcATCGACGCATATGTTGCTAACCATAATAGCGTACAATTTCTGCTGCCTGAGTAATGTCTTCTCGTGAAATTGCTCGATGAAGGTAAATTGGGAAAAGGATTTTagtgaaagaaaacagaagaaTGCTATTCAAGAGAAAAGTAACAAAAGTAAGAATAGTATTCaagataatgatgatgaagaagaagaagaagaagcagattCAGCAGATGAAAATATTCGTCATGAACATGAGAATCAAAGGTGTACAGGGATGCTACGTCGTATATGCCAACATTTTGCAATCGGTGCATGTTCACAAATGCTTATCGGTCATCAATTTGCATTTAGAGAAACAAGCAGAAATTTATAGTTGGaatgcttttgcttttcggAATTCAACCTCCCTCAAGTCTGTCAATATACATGACTACCTTTGAAAACAGTACGAATCCAAGATCTACATCGATTGTACCTCGTATACATAATGTGAAATGAAATTTTAGAGTATTACCCTGTCAGAACAGTTGCTAAAGCTTCCTCAATCAGTCATCCAATTTTTATCTATGCCAGTAACATAATCTatacattcttttttcttttttcttttttcttttttttttattttttttttttattttattttggttcCTTCTTCgacttcttgttctttgtctttcttcACATGATGAAAAGTGTGGGATCTATATACCCAGTTTTCCGTACCACGACTGACTTTGTACTCCTACCCATAGGTAGCGTGTACTTCAACACACCAGTGATTATAAGATCGAAAGGGTTTTCACTAATGATACTCCACTTAAGCGAATTATCCGTATCATCTCTGAATTGCTGCGTGGAATCTGCCAGCGTGATATTTTTACCTGGGTTCAAAAGTTTCACCTCTCCCCGTTGCGTCGATGGCTCTCTCGAAAAAAAGCCAGCTTTGAAATTCATTGCAGACTCTAAATTAGAAATCGATCCGAGTTTAACTGTTTCTAATTTTGACAGATCCTTGCGTGCTTGCAAGTTCTTGCTCAAAGCTGGAGGCAGGTCAGGAAGGTATCCGCTTCGAGCAAATAAATCTAGTTCAACCTCCTCTATATCAACAGAGAACCAACCGGGATTAAATGCCTCCACCAATATGTTGAAAACCAATTCGTCTTTGCTAACAATTGGATTTTCAATTGAGACAATTCCAACATTGCTCAACTCCTTCGTGGTGGCCATAAAAAATCCAAGAATAAAACCAACAGTCAATATCGCGAAAATACATATAAACGTATAGAGAAATGATTTGCAGAATCCATGTTTGCTACTAAGTGGTCTCTGCGTAAGCAAAAAAGGATGACCATTATTTTCGGTATACCCATCGGTTTTATCCAAATGACGCaaccctttttttctcgtATTGTTCAGATCGGCGAGATCAAAGTCTGATTCGTATACTTGAGACTCCTGATCAAAGGGATCAACGTCGTAGTAGTATCTCGGATAAATTTCCTGGTgagggaaaggaaaagctCTCTTTCCATTGTTTTGCACAATACCAGCCCTCAGGTCAGGAGATGAGATAAGGGGCTGACCATTACCAGAAATATATCTTTTGTTCTGATGCTTGATACCCGGAGCGTGCAAGTTCAATGATCTATAATGCGGAATCCCTTGCTTTAAGTTTAGCAACGGTGTCTTGTCGTTCTCATGCGTATCAGCTTTATTATCATAATATATCAATTCGTCGTCAAAGTCTTCTATATCGAAATCGTCAGGAATTATGCTATATCGCTTTGGCTGCGAACCCTTTTTGTCAAAAAGTTTTGATGTCGTTGACCTGAGTTTGGAAGACGCAGTGGAGCTCTGATACTTCTTGCGTGAATTACTCTTGCTAGCCGTAGATTGGAGAGCCCCTGCTCCAGACGACGATGCATCTACACCTGTTACTGCACCTGATACTGCACCCGttcctgttcctgttcctgttcCATTAGTCACTGACGCCTCAAAAGAAGACCGATGAATTTCATTACGTCCATCAACAGATCGTATATGTTCTGATGACTCCGCAGAGTTTTTCTTATCTGGATGTCGCGCTTCTCTATCGCCATCACAGTCTATCAGGTACCCATCTTCACTACCTTTGTACGAAAAAGCATCCTCATTTTCATCCTCGGTTATTGAGTGTGCAACACCCACACTGGCCTGGCTTGCTCGTAATTTATGGTCAGCACTGCTGCTAGCTTCTCCGGGTATCTTTTCCAAGTTTCGATAAACAATTGTCTTTGCTTCCGGTTCGTTtgcagaaaaagaagaaaaagtgcGTAATGCCAAAGGTCGTTTGTGCAAATCTTTTTCCGAACTCGTTGGATTGTTAAGGGAATTGGCGACAGaatgtgtttttttgttcaatgtTTTCTCTGGTCTTTTCTCGTTTTCACCGTCTAAAGGCAAAGACCGTTGATAAGGATTGGAACAGGACGACAATCCAATGCCTGCACTGGTTCCAGAACCGACTACAGCACCTACCCCTAGCCCATTAATACTAGCAGTGTCGAGCAAAAAGTCACGGTTAACACTACTTGTTTCATCATAATCGTCGTTAGCGTTCTCATATACAAATGTCTCATCACTATCGCTGctttcaacatcatcaacagcGCTTGCCAATTTGGCTGCAAAAAAGTCCGTTTTGGTGGAATTTTGTTTGGCTATTCGTTTGTGCTTTGTGTTTTTATTTCGAGCATCTGAATCCGTCATGTTCGAGATAGATGGGGTGTGCAAACTTGATCCGTTTgaattcatcatcaacgaTGATGGCTGGGCTACAAGTGACAGTTGTTTCGTTTGGTGTATCTCTGGAGCTGGCAGTCCCAGCTGCAGGGCTTGTAGCACCAGTTGCACATTGGCCTTGCGTGCACTAGGTTCTTGGCGCAGCTGCGTATTCTCGTCGTTCAAGATCTGCAAACCTCCAGCTTTTGCTGGCGCTACTGAAAGGCCAAGTCCGCTATTTCcttttgatgaagaagaatttaCATTTTCAAGCTCGGGTTTTGtagttgtcgttgttgtcgttgttgtcgttgGCGTTGTtcctgttgctgctgtcgGTGTACCTGCCAGCCGCTGTGGCACATTCACATGAGTGGGAGCTCTGCCATTTGAAGAGTAATTGCTTGCACCCTCATTGTCAAtaactttttgttttgtcttttctgATTTGCTGCTTGTTAAGCTCAGCAAGTCCTTACGCAGGTTGTCGATTTTATCACTTGAATCAGCCGATGGCAAATCCGAGACACCATTTGACGTGCTTGTAGACTGTTTGGGTTTGTTATCTATAGTGTGAGTAACAGTATTCTGCAGTACATGCAGGCTTTGCTCCACCATGTCCTTGGCTCTCTCTGGTTCcctttgttgtttctccAACTCACTTTGCTTTTCAGacatcttttgtttctctggtttattcttcttcgaCTCCATTTGTGACTGCAGGTGCGCACTCGATGTATTCATGGCTTGCAGTACATCACCTTTTCCTGCATTTTCTTGACTCAATTGCTCATTATTTCGCTCGCGACTCGTAAGGAAGTTGGTCTTCTCTGTTGTATGAGTATGTAGTCCTGTCTGTTCGTGGGGATTGGCTTTCGTATTAGTGCCTGCTGCCGGCTGTTGCTCGTTTACATGTTCTACCATTtccatacacacacacacacacacacacacacacacggATATAGGTTTGGTATAATTAGCTCAAACGCAGTAGTCTCTAGCTTTATAGACAATACAAGGTACAAAGTAAAATTTAAATCAACTTCTGTGcctgttgttggtggtggaatGAGAATTTGAGGAGACAGTATGTACTTGGTAGTAAGCAAAAGGCTATGAACGCTGGATCTGCTGCTTTTAAGCAaccttctttctctccccaaaaaaaaaaggctcTAGAATCAATTAGGTTAGGGCTTTTGTAACTCAAATGCAAAATGCGTGGGCTGCGCTTCCTAAGCAAAatacttttctttaaaaaaaaaaaaaaaaaaaaaattaattttgTAGATAAACAATGcgaacaaaaaacaaacttttttattttgattttatttttatttttattattttttatttttattttcatttttatttttatttcttttaggCTTTTACAACAAATATAGCCATATACAAAGATTGCAACGATTTGCCTAACAATTTGTGACAAAGCTTATTAAAGCACCTCTTTGagcctttttttgttttgcgcCAAACAAATAGACTTTTGATTACAATTGCTTACTTGTAAATAGTCATTATCCTTGaggaatgaaaaaataaaggtaGTGAGAGAGGTGGAGAAAGCGTTGTgggaagaaggaggaggaggaataGCCAATGAGACAAAAGGACAAAAGGACAAAAACACAGTAGTTTAATGGGGACATGATATTTCTTATCTCGTCATTAATGTTAAATTACACACATTAgcctttatatatacatatgaacatgcaaataaatatacaacTTCATGGATATCTATAAATAGTCTTATTTTCTGAGTTTGATATAAAAGTGTGACACGAAATTTATATGCGCCAACAGACTCCAATTACCAAACAGCGCAAACGTATCTCATGATGGATTGAATGGTATGATAAAGCCACTTCCCCATTGGTCATATGTGCTACCGACAGAGGCCTGTTGTTGTGATGTTTGCTGATTAGGCTGTGAATCAGGAAACGTTGATCCCTCCTTAGTGTATACATTGTAGAACAAACCGTACGAATCAAGAATCTCTTGATCAATGCCCACCTCGCCCACTTCTCGTGCTAAAACTTCATCTTCCTCATCCATATGTTGCGAGGCAAAACCTCCATTGGCTTGATCACTGTGAAATTCTGTGGCATCGATGACTTTTGGTTGACCAAACGTTTCCGAAGAAAACTGCTGAGAAATAGCACCATTTGAATTGATAAAGTTTGACCCTGAAACAGAAACATCCGTATTATACCGTACTTTGGCTTTAAAGTCATCTTTGGGTTTATGAATATTACCGTTTTGCTGtgatagtggtggtggtggtggtgaggGTGGTAATGCATCATTTGCAGAGAGAGGTTTATGCAAATCTTTCATAGTCTCCCAGAAGTCAGAGCCGTGAGGTTCAGGTTCGTTGCCTCCGGCCATTTCGAGTCCTTCCATCTCATCCCCCATAAATGCTGGTTCTTGATTCTGGTTGCGGTTCTGGTTATATTTTTGGTTGTGATTCTGGTTATGGTCTTGGTGAGCTTTATGAGGGTGGTGGatttggttgtggttgtgattgtgattcTGATTTTGATTGTTCTCTGCTGAAGTTAACAATTCCACTGCTTGAGTCAAAGGCGTCAAAGGATTCGAAGACGCTTGTTTGCTGAGATCGTGCTTCCTAAACGTCTCAACATTGCAGGGTCTTGTATCTTGTTCCATCtgtttgttattgttggtattgttaTGGTTATGGTTATTCTTATTGCCATTATCTATATTACTGTTCTTGTCGTCTTCAACCCTCGACAAAATAGTTTCGTCAGGTGACTGATCAATGTTGGCTTGAGTAGTTATCTGGGATTTTCCATCTTCATGCGGATAGACgtggtggtagtaatggtgatgatggtgcTGGCGGTGTACCTCATTTCCATCGGGCGATGATGAGCCAAGTTTTGGAACCTCAGTGCGTGGAGGAAGATAATTGAAGTGCTGAAAACGAGATGCCAGCTGCTCTGGTTCAATAAGATTACTATTTTGAAGTGGATCATCCAGATTGAAACTTGTATTACTCTCTCTTCGTCGTTGGCCATAGTGATGATGTATGTGTTGGTGTATGGTTACGTTGTAATTCCTTGTTTGCGCATAATTTAAAAGAAGCTCAGCAGACTCTCGGTCCTTAATCACCCCAgtaaatgaagatgattgTCTCGGATTCTTGCTTCCCAACTCATAACGCCACTCCGTTCTTGTTTCCGTAGCTGAAGGTTCAGCCAGGGTTTCTCGTTTGTAGCCTCTACTATTAATATGGTGATTATTGTTATAACCGTTATGATTATTGTTACTATAGCTCGTATGAGAAACTCCTTGGTGCTCAAAGTTGAACATTTTTTGCCTCTTGTTATCTCTTTTCGGGTCCTGAATCAGCAGGTTTCTCTTGGTCAACTCTTCTTGTTGACGACTTAGGGAATCTAACAACACTGCGCTTTCGCTGGTAATACCTTCAACGGCTTGTTTGATTTCTGGACTAGCCTTATCTCTAACGACATCGGTAACCAATTTTCTCCAGCGGTTTCTGCAAGTTAAAGACGGCCTGCTCTCGAATGCAGTACAAATAGTTCTCCATTTTGTCCCATGGGTTTTCACTTGTGCAACCAATGCTAGATCCTCTTCCTTTGACCACGGCTTTAACCTACCTTTTGTCTTTGGGTCCAAAATCTCCTTGTATCGCTTAGCACATTGGTCCTCAGTCCTGCCTTTAATTTCTTGTGCTACCTTGAGCCACGAGGCTCCAAACTTCTCAAAAGCGTTGATCAACTgctcatcttcttcatttgtCCACTTCCCCTTACGTAGACCAGGGTCAAGGCAGTTGTTCCACCGCTTACGGCAATCTTTGCCCTTCTTCGACCCATCAGCAGAAACTAGTTTCGCCACTTCTTCCCAGTCAATGTTCTCTAGTTTGGAGTCGTTGTCGAGTTTCTCAGTGATGACTTTAGATAAAAATgtatcttcttctttagtCCAGGATTTCCGCAGTTCTTTTCTGAAAGTCTGGAGCCCCAACGATTCAGTAATGGCTAGAGCATCAATCGGTAGTAGCCTTTTCCTTGAATTAAGCTGTTTCTCCGTCTTGATATCCTCATTCACAGGTGTTTGCGACATTCAATTCTGT
Encoded proteins:
- the YFH1 gene encoding Mitochondrial matrix iron chaperone (BUSCO:EOG092659DX), whose product is MLKRSIAQILKFRKPAGSFRLLASRRISRISVSRNGATLLSRPYSVSTQGENLEGKIDQLDDNTYNTISNEYLDSLSDALENLNEEFEQVDSELSHGVLTLTLPPNGTYVINKQPPNKQIWLSSPISGPKRYDSIGGKWVTLRDGSSLTALLEEEISHAVGTNVKFDMTM
- the VAC7 gene encoding Vacuolar inheritance and morphology protein gives rise to the protein MNTSSAHSQSQMESKKNKPEKQKMSEKQSELEKQQREPERAKDMVEQSSHVSQNTVTHTIDNKPKQSTSTSNGVSDLPSADSSDKIDNSRKDLSSLTSSKSEKTKQKVIDNEGASNYSSNGRAPTHVNVPQRSAGTPTAATGTTPTTTTTTTTTTKPELENVNSSSSKGNSGLGLSVAPAKAGGLQILNDENTQSRQEPSARKANVQSVLQASQSGSPAPEIHQTKQSSLVAQPSSLMMNSNGSSLHTPSISNMTDSDARNKNTKHKRIAKQNSTKTDFFAAKLASAVDDVESSDSDETFVYENANDDYDETSSVNRDFLLDTASINGLGVGAVVGSGTSAGIGLSSCSNPYQRSLPLDGENEKRPEKTLNKKTHSVANSLNNPTSSEKDLHKRPLALRTFSSFSANEPEAKTIVYRNLEKIPGEASSSADHKLRASQASVGVAHSITEDENEDAFSYKGSEDGYSIDCDGDREARHPDKKNSAESSEHIRSVDGRNEIHRSSFEASVTNGTGTGTGTGAVSGAVTGVDASSSGAGALQSTASKSNSRKKYQSSTASSKLRSTTSKLFDKKGSQPKRYSIIPDDFDIEDFDDELIYYDNKADTHENDKTPLLNLKQGIPHYRSLNLHAPGIKHQNKRYISGNGQPLISSPDSRAGIVQNNGKRAFPFPHQEIYPRYYYDVDPFDQESQVYESDFDLADSNNTRKKGLRHLDKTDGYTENNGHPFLLTQRPLSSKHGFCKSFLYTFICIFAILTVGFILGFFMATTKELSNVGIVSIENPIVSKDELVFNILVEAFNPGWFSVDIEEVELDLFARSGYLPDSPPALSKNLQARKDSSKLETVKLGSISNLESAMNFKAGFFSREPSTQRGEVKLLNPGKNITSADSTQQFRDDTDNSLKWSIISENPFDLIITGVLKYTLPMGRSTKSVVVRKTGYIDPTLFIM
- the BAS1 gene encoding myb-like DNA-binding protein bas1 produces the protein MSQTPVNEDIKTEKQLNSRKRLLPIDALAITESLGLQTFRKESRKSWTKEEDTFLSKVITEKLDNDSKLENIDWEEVAKLVSADGSKKGKDCRKRWNNCLDPGLRKGKWTNEEDEQLINAFEKFGASWLKVAQEIKGRTEDQCAKRYKEILDPKTKGRLKPWSKEEDLALVAQVKTHGTKWRTICTAFESRPSLTCRNRWRKLVTDVVRDKASPEIKQAVEGITSESAVLLDSLSRQQEELTKRNSSIQDPKRDNKRQKMFNFEHQGVSHTSYSNNNHNGYNNNHHINSRGYKRETSAEPSATETRTEWRYELGSKNPRQSSSFTGVIKDRESAELLLNYAQTRNYNVTIHQHIHHHYGQRRRESNTSFNSDDPLQNSNLIEPEQSASRFQHFNYLPPRTEVPKLGSSSPDGNEVHRQHHHHHYYHHVYPHEDGKSQITTQANIDQSPDETILSRVEDDKNSNIDNGNKNNHNHNNTNNNKQMEQDTRPCNVETFRKHDLSKQASSNPLTPLTQAVELLTSAENNQNQNHNHNHNQIHHPHKAHQDHNQNHNQKYNQNRNQNQEPAFMGDEMEGLEMAGGNEPEPHGSDFWETMKDLHKPLSANDALPPSPPPPPLSQQNGNIHKPKDDFKAKVRYNTDVSVSGSNFINSNGAISQQFSSETFGQPKVIDATEFHSDQANGGFASQHMDEEDEVLAREVGEVGIDQEILDSYGLFYNVYTKEGSTFPDSQPNQQTSQQQASVGSTYDQWGSGFIIPFNPS